A single genomic interval of Halobacillus halophilus DSM 2266 harbors:
- the glgA gene encoding glycogen synthase GlgA, producing the protein MNILMIGSECTPFIKTGGLADVLGSLPQSLREQGTDVRVVLPKYENMDDHWKMQLTHLDELNVQMGWRNQYAGVEYIEYEGVPVYFIDNEYYFKRSNLYGYDDEAERFVFFNRAIMEMVNALDWRPDVLHCHDWQSGLIPALLHTHYKDVEKFQGMKTVFTIHNLKYQGVFARSVAHDLMDYDENMMTEDTFEFYGDVNFMKGALNFADFITTVSETYAKEIQTPYFGENLDGVLRKRSNELVGIVNGINEENYNPMNDEALAFPFRSSLIQKNQNKLWLQEQLGLPIRQEVPMIGIVSRLVEQKGFDLIGHVIDDLLSEEDVQIVLLGTGEHEYEEMFQWAQDRHPNKMSANITFSEPLSRQIYAASDMFLMPSRFEPCGIGQLIALRYLTAPIVRETGGLADTVHPFVEGTGEGNGFTFENYNAHDMLYTIRRAIEIYHDPVAWEKLVNNISKSKFTWETSANEYMDLYKAMIQ; encoded by the coding sequence ATGAACATATTGATGATTGGGTCTGAATGCACACCATTTATAAAAACAGGGGGACTGGCGGATGTATTAGGATCTCTGCCTCAATCCTTGAGAGAACAAGGGACAGATGTAAGAGTTGTGCTGCCGAAGTATGAGAATATGGATGACCATTGGAAAATGCAGCTGACTCATTTGGATGAATTAAATGTTCAAATGGGCTGGCGGAACCAATATGCAGGCGTTGAATATATAGAATACGAAGGTGTACCTGTATATTTTATTGATAATGAATACTATTTTAAACGTTCGAACTTGTATGGATATGATGACGAGGCCGAACGATTTGTCTTTTTCAATCGCGCGATCATGGAAATGGTAAACGCGCTGGACTGGCGTCCTGACGTTCTGCACTGCCACGACTGGCAAAGCGGGCTGATTCCTGCCTTGTTACATACCCACTATAAGGATGTGGAAAAGTTTCAGGGAATGAAAACGGTCTTTACCATCCATAATCTGAAATACCAGGGGGTTTTTGCCCGTTCAGTTGCCCATGACTTAATGGATTATGATGAGAATATGATGACAGAAGACACGTTCGAATTTTACGGTGACGTCAATTTTATGAAAGGTGCCCTGAATTTCGCAGATTTTATTACAACCGTTAGTGAAACTTATGCAAAAGAGATTCAAACGCCCTATTTCGGGGAAAACCTAGACGGAGTATTAAGAAAGCGTTCCAATGAATTAGTCGGTATAGTCAATGGAATTAATGAAGAAAATTATAATCCTATGAATGACGAAGCTCTTGCTTTTCCTTTTCGCAGTTCACTGATTCAAAAAAATCAGAACAAGTTATGGCTTCAGGAGCAGTTAGGTTTACCAATCAGGCAGGAGGTACCTATGATTGGCATCGTTTCCAGATTGGTTGAACAAAAAGGATTCGATCTCATCGGTCACGTGATTGACGATCTACTGTCCGAAGAGGATGTACAAATCGTATTACTGGGTACAGGAGAACATGAATATGAGGAGATGTTTCAATGGGCGCAGGACCGGCACCCTAACAAAATGTCTGCCAACATTACATTTTCGGAACCTCTTTCCCGTCAGATTTATGCGGCAAGCGACATGTTCTTAATGCCGTCGAGATTTGAGCCGTGCGGTATCGGGCAATTAATTGCATTACGTTATCTGACTGCCCCTATTGTCCGGGAGACAGGCGGTTTAGCGGATACGGTACATCCTTTTGTAGAGGGTACGGGAGAAGGGAACGGCTTTACCTTTGAGAATTACAATGCCCACGACATGCTCTATACGATCAGAAGAGCCATCGAAATCTATCATGATCCTGTTGCTTGGGAGAAATTAGTCAATAATATTAGCAAGAGCAAGTTCACATGGGAGACCTCTGCTAATGAGTACATGGATTTGTATAAAGCTATGATCCAGTAG
- a CDS encoding glycogen/starch/alpha-glucan phosphorylase → MFSDKEEFKEAFKAKLETKLGKKAEEATERDAYKALGALVQERISRNWVKTNQDYRTNKNKQVYYFSMEFLMGRLLGNNLLNLKMLSLVEEGLDDLGLNLTSLEEKEHDAGLGNGGLGRLAACFLDSLASLELAGHGYGIRYRYGMFEQHIIDGQQVELPDHWLSQDFIWEVRRPEEAVEVRFGGNVEAVKNESGPLHFEYKNYEQVQAVPYDVPIAGYNNDTVNTLRLWSAEPIVENTLRKAEIENNSASFLDYKRELESISSFLYPDDSTDEGKRLRLKQEYFLVSAGVQSVIRSFERLDLPWTSFPDKAALHINDTHPALVIPELMRILMDEKGLGWEEAWDLTQSSVSYTNHTTLSEALEAWPVDMVRSLLPRIFMIIDEINERFCQDLWRTYPGDFDRIADLAIVADGQVKMAHLSIVGSHSVNGVAKLHTEILKKREMKRFYDTFPERFNNKTNGITHRRWLMHANKPLSSAITEAIGDSWMEQPKRLEDLLNKQEDHPFLDRLHDIKQENKQKLVDWVQETQGIAVDPASIFDVHIKRLHGYKRQLLNALHIMHLYNEIKSDPTLDIVPRTFFFGAKAASSYHFAKKVIQLINRIAHVVNNDRDVKDKIKVVFLPNYSVSIAERVIPASNVSEQISTASKEASGTGNMKFMMNGALTVGTMDGANVEIHDLVGDDNIYTFGMSSEEVLEYYRNGSYSSREIYENDSRVRHTLDQLVHYSPFSKGETDFQEIYDALLTYNDEFFVLKDFASYLFTQQKVSRDYLNQREWNKKSLINIAKSGKFSSDRTIQEYATDIWQIQRTRMLK, encoded by the coding sequence ATGTTCAGCGATAAAGAAGAGTTTAAGGAAGCGTTTAAAGCTAAGCTTGAGACAAAACTTGGGAAAAAAGCAGAAGAAGCCACAGAGCGCGATGCTTACAAAGCCTTAGGAGCATTAGTTCAGGAAAGAATCAGCAGAAATTGGGTTAAAACGAATCAGGATTACAGGACCAATAAGAATAAGCAGGTCTATTACTTTTCCATGGAGTTTTTAATGGGGCGTCTGCTCGGAAATAATTTACTTAATCTGAAGATGTTATCTCTCGTAGAAGAAGGGCTCGACGACTTAGGCCTGAATTTGACCAGTCTTGAGGAGAAGGAACATGATGCGGGGCTTGGAAATGGCGGATTAGGCCGGTTGGCAGCTTGCTTCTTAGATTCACTGGCCTCCCTGGAATTAGCTGGTCATGGATATGGGATCCGGTACAGATATGGAATGTTCGAGCAGCATATTATTGACGGCCAGCAGGTTGAACTTCCAGATCACTGGCTGTCCCAGGATTTTATATGGGAAGTCCGTCGCCCTGAAGAAGCGGTGGAAGTCCGGTTTGGCGGTAACGTGGAAGCGGTAAAAAATGAATCGGGTCCTCTTCACTTTGAATATAAAAATTATGAACAGGTTCAGGCGGTACCTTATGATGTTCCGATCGCAGGCTATAACAATGATACAGTCAATACGCTGCGACTATGGTCGGCCGAGCCAATCGTAGAGAACACGTTAAGAAAAGCCGAAATCGAAAATAATTCTGCTTCCTTTTTAGACTATAAACGGGAGCTTGAGTCTATTTCTTCCTTCCTGTACCCGGACGATTCGACGGATGAAGGAAAGAGACTGCGACTGAAGCAGGAATACTTCCTGGTCTCTGCAGGGGTTCAGTCTGTCATACGCTCGTTTGAACGTCTGGATCTGCCTTGGACATCTTTCCCTGATAAAGCTGCTCTTCATATCAACGATACACACCCTGCCCTTGTTATTCCTGAATTAATGCGCATCTTAATGGATGAAAAAGGTTTAGGATGGGAAGAAGCCTGGGATCTTACGCAATCATCAGTTTCTTATACGAACCATACAACACTCAGTGAAGCCCTGGAGGCATGGCCAGTAGATATGGTCCGCTCTCTCCTTCCCCGCATCTTTATGATTATTGATGAGATTAATGAGCGTTTCTGCCAGGATCTATGGCGTACGTACCCTGGAGATTTTGACAGGATTGCTGATCTTGCCATCGTGGCTGACGGTCAGGTGAAAATGGCTCATTTATCTATCGTGGGCAGTCATAGTGTCAACGGAGTAGCGAAACTCCACACAGAAATTTTAAAGAAACGGGAAATGAAGCGGTTTTATGACACCTTTCCTGAACGCTTCAATAATAAGACGAACGGCATCACTCACAGAAGATGGCTGATGCACGCCAATAAACCTTTGAGTTCTGCCATCACGGAAGCCATTGGCGACAGCTGGATGGAGCAGCCTAAACGATTAGAAGATCTGTTGAATAAACAGGAAGATCACCCATTCTTAGATCGTTTACATGATATTAAACAGGAAAATAAACAAAAACTAGTTGACTGGGTTCAAGAGACTCAGGGGATCGCCGTTGATCCCGCCTCGATATTTGACGTCCACATTAAAAGGCTTCATGGCTACAAACGCCAGCTGCTGAACGCACTCCACATTATGCATTTGTACAATGAGATTAAATCTGATCCTACTTTGGATATTGTACCTAGAACCTTTTTCTTTGGCGCTAAGGCAGCCTCGAGCTACCATTTTGCTAAAAAGGTGATTCAGCTGATTAATCGAATCGCGCATGTCGTCAACAATGACCGTGACGTGAAAGATAAAATTAAAGTAGTCTTTTTACCTAACTATTCCGTATCGATTGCTGAGCGCGTCATTCCAGCCAGTAATGTGAGTGAACAAATTTCAACGGCCAGTAAGGAAGCTTCCGGAACAGGAAACATGAAGTTCATGATGAACGGAGCGTTAACGGTTGGAACCATGGATGGAGCGAATGTGGAAATCCATGATCTGGTCGGAGACGATAACATCTATACGTTCGGAATGAGTTCAGAAGAGGTATTAGAGTATTACCGTAATGGAAGCTATTCCTCTAGAGAAATTTATGAAAATGACTCAAGAGTAAGACACACCTTAGACCAGCTGGTGCACTATAGTCCTTTTTCAAAGGGAGAAACCGACTTCCAGGAAATCTATGACGCACTGCTTACCTACAACGATGAGTTCTTTGTACTAAAAGATTTTGCCAGCTATCTCTTTACTCAACAAAAAGTGAGCAGGGATTATCTGAATCAGCGGGAATGGAACAAGAAGAGTCTAATCAACATTGCAAAATCCGGAAAGTTCTCCAGTGATCGGACGATCCAGGAGTATGCAACTGATATTTGGCAGATTCAGCGCACGCGAATGTTAAAGTGA
- a CDS encoding glycoside hydrolase family 13 protein produces the protein MKHRDIYHNSFDLTYREPFGAAPKGSKVSLSIDIHNRFEVSHVILHYILDKTDTEKTKKMDLYSEEHQFDSYETSITMPDEPQLIWYFFEIILTDHTLFYGRENIFESGEGTIYDHVPPSWQITVYNPEYETPDWWKNATMYQIFPDRFFAGGEIDSKKAPKTSLIHAHWENDPFYIRNERGEVVRWDFFGGNLQGIQEKLDYIASLGVTVIYLNPIFEAESNHRYDTGDYHKIDRLLGTKEEFEQLIKEAADRGIEIMLDGVFSHTGSNSIYFNRENQYDSLGAYQSKESPYYTWYTFHHYPDDYDAWWGVGTLPTLNKENEDYQSFLVDDENSVIQSWQRSGVKHWRLDVADELTDDLIKKLYQQLKKEDKSSVLLGEVWEDASNKSSYGNRRDYFLGGVLDSVMNYPLRRIMLDFMKGDVDAFFVNRRLTTLNEHYPQQYFYALMNMLSSHDVERIITMLHDYLPGYMDEEHRVNINRAQVKGLSLWLYSFPGIPSLYYGDEAGVDGGADPDNRKPYPWGNEEQDLLKWYKQIGKWRKEHPVLRTGHWKPHDLHEDLFGFERWIDNGVDAFGHEAHDEHMVYLFNRNITEKRTAHIPIRKGKWQALQNKKRIFSSKKGNLSIELNPSECILLRFMQ, from the coding sequence GTGAAACACAGGGACATTTATCATAATAGTTTTGACTTAACCTATAGAGAACCTTTTGGTGCAGCACCAAAAGGTTCAAAGGTATCATTATCCATTGATATTCATAATCGGTTTGAGGTCTCTCATGTTATTCTTCATTACATTCTTGATAAAACCGATACAGAAAAAACGAAAAAGATGGATCTGTACAGCGAGGAGCATCAGTTCGATTCGTATGAAACGTCGATTACGATGCCGGATGAACCTCAGTTAATCTGGTACTTTTTCGAAATTATACTGACGGATCATACCTTGTTTTACGGTCGTGAGAATATCTTTGAAAGCGGAGAAGGAACCATATATGACCATGTTCCGCCTTCCTGGCAGATCACGGTTTACAATCCCGAGTACGAGACACCTGACTGGTGGAAAAACGCCACGATGTATCAAATCTTCCCGGACCGATTCTTTGCGGGAGGAGAAATAGATTCCAAAAAGGCTCCCAAAACAAGCTTAATTCATGCTCATTGGGAAAATGATCCTTTCTATATTCGAAATGAACGAGGAGAGGTTGTACGCTGGGACTTTTTCGGAGGCAACTTGCAGGGAATTCAGGAAAAGTTAGACTATATTGCTTCTCTTGGAGTTACCGTTATCTATTTAAATCCGATCTTTGAAGCTGAAAGTAACCACCGGTATGACACCGGTGATTATCATAAAATTGATCGCCTGCTCGGAACCAAAGAGGAATTTGAGCAGTTAATTAAGGAAGCCGCTGACCGTGGCATCGAAATCATGCTCGACGGTGTTTTCAGCCATACAGGCAGTAACAGTATTTATTTTAATAGGGAAAATCAATATGACTCTTTAGGAGCCTATCAATCGAAGGAATCTCCGTATTATACCTGGTACACGTTCCATCACTATCCAGATGACTATGACGCCTGGTGGGGAGTAGGAACACTTCCAACGCTTAATAAAGAAAATGAAGACTACCAAAGCTTTTTAGTCGATGATGAAAACAGTGTCATCCAGTCGTGGCAAAGGTCAGGGGTAAAGCACTGGCGTCTGGACGTCGCCGATGAGCTGACGGACGATCTGATTAAGAAGCTTTACCAGCAATTGAAAAAAGAGGACAAATCAAGCGTTCTTCTAGGAGAAGTATGGGAAGACGCTTCGAATAAAAGTTCGTATGGAAACCGCAGAGATTATTTTCTTGGTGGCGTACTTGACTCGGTGATGAACTACCCACTTCGAAGAATTATGCTCGACTTTATGAAAGGCGATGTAGATGCGTTCTTTGTGAACCGTCGGCTGACCACACTCAATGAACACTATCCACAGCAATATTTTTACGCGTTAATGAACATGCTCTCGAGTCATGATGTGGAGCGGATTATCACGATGCTGCACGACTACCTGCCGGGCTATATGGATGAGGAGCACCGGGTAAACATTAACCGGGCGCAGGTAAAAGGCCTGAGCTTATGGCTGTATTCATTTCCCGGAATTCCTTCCCTCTATTACGGAGATGAAGCTGGAGTTGACGGGGGAGCTGACCCGGACAACCGTAAGCCCTATCCATGGGGCAACGAGGAGCAGGATTTGCTGAAATGGTATAAACAAATTGGAAAATGGCGCAAAGAACACCCTGTACTGCGGACCGGTCACTGGAAACCGCATGATCTGCATGAAGATCTATTCGGCTTTGAAAGATGGATTGACAATGGAGTAGATGCCTTTGGGCATGAGGCGCATGATGAACATATGGTCTATCTATTTAACCGGAATATTACAGAGAAGCGAACCGCCCATATTCCGATCCGCAAAGGAAAATGGCAGGCTCTGCAAAATAAAAAGCGCATCTTCAGTTCAAAGAAAGGAAATCTTTCTATTGAATTAAATCCCAGCGAATGTATTCTGCTGAGATTTATGCAGTAA
- the glgD gene encoding glucose-1-phosphate adenylyltransferase subunit GlgD, giving the protein MDQIAGIINLDHEQDLLDELTYFRCGAAVPFAGRYRMIDFTISNMTNSRIESVAVFARRKYRSLMDHLEQGKAWDLDRKRGGLFILPPDWNDPTDISRGDLQHFHNNIDFLRRTLADYILVSGSQHICNINFQDVLKEHKDVNADVTVIYKKVDELYPEHQMAHKLDVDEEGRVTSINNDHGNKNVYMDMYLIKKDYLYELVEECIAHGCSHFFLDGIKAKIPDLHVHAYEYEGVHALVNSVESYYRASTKLLDVEKRDELFRDEAPVLTKVKNEAPAKYAASSNVNNTLVANGCIIEGHVEDSILFRGVKVGEGAVIKNSIIMQRCEIESNAVLENVILDKDCSISESRTLIGAPEKPFVLPKRKTM; this is encoded by the coding sequence ATGGATCAAATAGCAGGAATTATAAACTTGGATCATGAACAGGATTTATTGGATGAACTAACTTACTTCCGGTGCGGGGCTGCGGTTCCATTTGCCGGACGTTACCGAATGATTGATTTTACGATTTCCAATATGACGAATTCGCGCATTGAATCAGTCGCTGTATTCGCCCGTCGCAAATACAGATCACTGATGGACCACCTTGAACAGGGCAAAGCCTGGGATCTGGACCGTAAGCGGGGAGGTCTTTTCATCCTTCCGCCGGACTGGAATGATCCAACTGATATTTCCAGGGGAGATCTGCAGCATTTTCATAACAATATAGATTTCCTAAGGCGTACACTTGCTGACTATATTCTAGTCTCGGGTTCCCAGCACATTTGCAACATCAATTTCCAGGATGTGCTTAAAGAGCATAAAGATGTAAACGCTGATGTTACCGTTATTTATAAAAAAGTGGATGAGCTTTATCCCGAGCATCAAATGGCCCATAAACTGGATGTGGATGAAGAAGGCCGGGTAACTTCCATTAACAATGATCATGGGAATAAAAATGTTTATATGGATATGTATCTTATTAAAAAAGATTATTTGTATGAATTGGTGGAAGAGTGTATTGCCCATGGGTGCTCGCACTTCTTCCTGGATGGCATTAAAGCCAAGATTCCAGATCTTCATGTTCATGCTTATGAATACGAGGGTGTTCATGCTCTGGTAAATTCTGTGGAAAGCTATTACAGAGCCAGCACGAAGCTGCTTGACGTAGAAAAGCGTGACGAATTATTTAGAGATGAAGCCCCTGTCTTAACGAAGGTTAAGAATGAAGCACCTGCTAAGTATGCTGCTTCTTCTAATGTTAATAATACTTTAGTAGCCAATGGTTGTATTATAGAAGGCCATGTGGAAGATAGTATTCTGTTCCGTGGCGTTAAGGTGGGCGAAGGTGCCGTCATTAAAAACTCGATCATTATGCAGCGTTGTGAAATTGAAAGTAATGCAGTCCTGGAAAACGTCATTCTGGATAAAGATTGCAGCATTTCCGAGAGCCGCACACTAATTGGTGCCCCTGAAAAACCATTTGTTTTACCTAAACGAAAAACCATGTAA